One Candidatus Planktophila limnetica DNA segment encodes these proteins:
- the rsmH gene encoding 16S rRNA (cytosine(1402)-N(4))-methyltransferase RsmH, which translates to MIQASNAHHVSVMRDECINLLSPAIVAHAKPVVIDATLGLGGHTEALLEKFPHLVVIGIDRDEQALELASARLSQFGARFISHHGIFDAIADVAQKHGYSHVQGILFDLGVSSLQLDTAERGFSYAHDAALDMRMDKSQGKSAADIVNSYAPGELVRILRTYGEEKFATRIVESIVKEREKAPLNSTSHLATLVKNAIPAATRRTGGNPAKRTFQALRIETNDELGAITRAIPQALDLLDVHARLVVMSFQSLEDRIVKNFFQEATTSGTPQGLPVEIAELAAKFTLVFNGSQSPTDKEVEENSRAASVRLRAIERVAA; encoded by the coding sequence ATGATTCAAGCAAGTAATGCGCACCATGTATCTGTCATGCGCGATGAATGTATCAACTTACTCTCTCCTGCAATTGTTGCCCATGCAAAGCCTGTAGTAATCGATGCAACACTTGGTTTGGGTGGTCACACAGAAGCTCTACTTGAAAAATTTCCACATCTTGTGGTCATCGGAATTGATCGCGATGAACAGGCTCTTGAATTAGCAAGTGCAAGACTCTCGCAATTTGGTGCCAGATTCATTTCGCATCACGGTATTTTTGATGCGATTGCAGATGTTGCCCAGAAGCATGGCTACTCACATGTTCAAGGAATCCTCTTTGATCTAGGTGTCTCATCACTTCAATTAGATACTGCCGAACGCGGATTTTCATATGCCCACGATGCAGCCCTTGATATGCGAATGGATAAGAGTCAGGGCAAGAGCGCTGCTGACATAGTTAACTCTTATGCACCAGGTGAATTGGTGCGAATACTGCGCACATACGGCGAAGAAAAATTTGCTACTCGTATCGTTGAATCAATTGTTAAAGAGCGCGAAAAGGCTCCGCTTAATTCAACATCGCACTTAGCAACGCTAGTAAAAAACGCCATTCCAGCTGCCACTCGTCGCACCGGTGGAAATCCAGCCAAGCGAACCTTTCAAGCACTTCGCATCGAGACCAATGATGAACTCGGTGCGATTACTCGAGCAATCCCACAAGCACTAGATCTTCTAGACGTTCACGCCCGTCTTGTGGTGATGTCATTTCAATCACTGGAAGATCGAATTGTTAAGAACTTTTTCCAAGAAGCCACAACATCTGGAACACCACAAGGACTTCCAGTTGAAATTGCAGAGTTAGCCGCAAAGTTCACTCTTGTTTTTAATGGCAGTCAGAGCCCAACGGATAAAGAAGTTGAAGAAAACTCTCGGGCCGCATCAGTTCGATTACGTGCAATCGAAAGGGTGGCTGCGTAA